From Amyelois transitella isolate CPQ chromosome 9, ilAmyTran1.1, whole genome shotgun sequence:
CATAAATCAATTTTCCATTctaattgttattaaatattatttattattttcattatttatgtcaatttaattttttcgccGAAGTAAAGacagaaatattaataataaaaaatattttttcaggcACTTTTTTACAAAGACTACATGGGAGCTTATAATCACCAGAGTGCCTGTGTCGGATCTGTTGTAAAATTACTCCAAGTTCAAAAGGAGGAGAACTGGAGTCTCCCTCTAATGTATACAGTTTGTTTAGACTTGCGGCTTGTTGCACAAAAAGCAGAGTGTGCTAATGGTAAGTAAAGCTGTAGGTTGTTACTAGTATTACAAGGTCTTGGTAGCATCATCAACATTTGCTTAGAATGTGGTGCTATTTACAAACACATACAGTATGTTTTATCATAACCCAaagatttatctttattgttaatttctgATTTCAGCTCAAAGTAATGGCAAATTATTGGAAAAAGCAGCAGAGAGTCTTCTAGCTTGCTTCAGAGTGTGTGCAGCAGACAACAGATCTTCAGACTATGAAACAAAAAGGCTTGGAATGCTAAACCTTGTGAACCAACTACTTAAAGTCTATTTTCGTATAAACAAGTTACACCTCTGTAAGCCTTTGATAAGGGCCATAGATTCATCTCCATTTAAAGATCAATTCCCTTTAGCACAGCAAATCACATACAGATATTTTGTTGGACGCAAAGCTATGTTTGATTCAGACTACCGATCGGCCGATGAGTTTTTGTCATTTGCTTTCCAAAATTGCCACCGAGCATGTAGTAAAAACAAGCAGTTAATATTAACATACCTAGTTCCAGTCAAAATGCTTTTAGGTTATATGCCAGCAAAATGTTTGCTAGAAAAATATGATCTACTGCAATTCTGGGACTTAGTATCTGCAGTTAAAAAGGGGGATTTGCGAGGTATAGATCAAGTAATGGAAGAACATGAGA
This genomic window contains:
- the LOC106142926 gene encoding PCI domain-containing protein 2 homolog, yielding MSNMASYTLNQYIQMVERAFRTSQGTVVAKLLSLRDEHVGNRNLKSSDIATLVEGNCVAPLDEIIIAHLLCVKALFYKDYMGAYNHQSACVGSVVKLLQVQKEENWSLPLMYTVCLDLRLVAQKAECANAQSNGKLLEKAAESLLACFRVCAADNRSSDYETKRLGMLNLVNQLLKVYFRINKLHLCKPLIRAIDSSPFKDQFPLAQQITYRYFVGRKAMFDSDYRSADEFLSFAFQNCHRACSKNKQLILTYLVPVKMLLGYMPAKCLLEKYDLLQFWDLVSAVKKGDLRGIDQVMEEHERFFIQAGIYLIVEKLKITAYRNLFRKVYLAENTHQIDIASFQAALQIMGQDDVDSDETQCIVANLIYDGKIKGYISYQHKKVVVSKQNAFPPLSSLY